From a region of the Sminthopsis crassicaudata isolate SCR6 chromosome 6, ASM4859323v1, whole genome shotgun sequence genome:
- the LOC141546361 gene encoding cytosolic beta-glucosidase-like: protein MAFSSSLYPEELTFPEGFGWGAATAAYQVEGGWDADGKGPNVWDTFTHQGGDRVFRNQTADVACGSYTLWEEDLKCIKQLGLTHYRFSLSWSRLLPDGTTGFINQKGIDYYNKMINDLLANSITPVVTLYHFDFPQSLEDQGGWKTGAIIEVFDAYARFCFGTFGDRVKLWITINEPNILALFAYEKGAFPPGVPNPGIGAYQAAHNMIKAHAKAWHSYDSLFRKKQNGQVSVALFCPWVVPANPTSVADQEAAKRAMALALDLFAKPIFIDGDYPAELKSRVAAMSKKQGFPSSRLPEFTDEEKKMIKGTADFFAVQYYTTRLAKHRENSEGEPSLLKDIEVEIFPDPSWQVSYQGSWIYVVPWGFRELLKYIKRVVGNDFMDAVTVSFESHYKNSKNQTLSLIPDGT, encoded by the exons gagGCTGGGATGCAGATGGAAAAGGCCCTAATGTCTGGGACACATTCACCCATCAGGGAGGAGATCGAGTTTTCAGGAACCAGACTGCTGATGTAGCTTGTGGCAGCTATACTCTGTGGGAGGAAGATCTGAAATGTATCAAACAGCTTGGATTGACTCATTATCGCTTTTCTCTTTCCTGGTCACGTCTGTTACCTGATGGGACGACAGGTTTCATCAACCAGAAAG gaattgATTACTACAACAAGATGATAAATGACCTTTTAGCAAATAGCATCACACCCGTGGTAACTTTGTATCACTTTGATTTCCCCCAATCTTTAGAAGATCAAGGGGGCTGGAAAACTGGGGCGATCATTGAAGTTTTTGACGCCTATGCCCGATTTTGTTTTGGCACTTTTGGAGATCGGGTCAAACTGTGGATCACTATAAATGAGCCCAATATCCTGGCTCTGTTTGCTTATGAAAAAGGCGCGTTTCCTCCAGGTGTCCCTAACCCTGGAATCGGAGCTTATCAGGCAGCTCATAATATGATCAAAGCTCATGCCAAAGCCTGGCACAGTTACGATTCTTTgttcagaaaaaagcaaaatggacaggTGTCCGTAGCATTGTTCTGCCCCTGGGTTGTACCAGCCAATCCCACATCTGTAGCTGACCAGGAAGCTGCAAAAAGGGCCATGGCTTTGGCCCTAGATTTATTTGCAAAACCTATATTTATCGATGGTGATTATCCCGCTGAACTGAAGTCCCGGGTAGCCGCCATGAGTAAAAAGCAAGGTTTTCCATCGTCAAGACTCCCGGagttcacagatgaagaaaagaaaatgatcaaaggGACTGCTGATTTTTTTGCTGTACAATATTACACAACTAGATTAGCAAAGCACCGGGAGAATTCAGAGGGAGAACCGAGTCTTCTCAAGGATATAGAGGTTGAGATATTCCCCGATCCATCCTGGCAGGTTTCCTATCAGGGATCTTGGATCTACGTGGTGCCGTGGGGCTTTCGGGAACTCTTGAAATACATTAAG AGAGTTGTTGGAAATGACTTCATGGATGCCGTGACCGTGAGCTTTGAAAGCCATTATAAGAATAGCAAGAACCAGACACTTTCCTTGATACCGGATGGCACATAA